TATGAGCCTTGGGACTTGCCAGGTTAACGGCCCATTTTAATTCTCTAATTTCTTATAATGATATTATACATGATGCTATTGCATTTAGGTTTTAGTAATACATGCCTGGAGGATTCTACTTTGTTCTTGTTATATATTCGGTGGTGTGATTTCTGGTGTTTTTTTCCCTGTATCAGCTAAGTCCATCATAAAGTCAGATAATGAATGGTTCTTCTTTTGTGCTCGAGGAAGGAAGTACCCAAATGGTTCACAAAGTAGACGAGCAACCGAACAGGGTTATTGGAAAGCCACAGGGAAAGAACGTAATGTGAAGTCCGGTTCGAATGTGATCGGCACGAAGAGGACTCTCGTCTTCCACACAGGTCGTGCTCCGAAAGGGGAAAGGACCGAATGGATCATGCATGAATATTGCATGAAAGGAAAATCCCAGGTTACTAATTCTCTTATAATACTAACATATGAACAATAATTGCTCTTGTTAGTCATTGACagtgtttttcttttttgctgtTGGTGATTTTTAGGATTCCCTAGTGGTATGCCGTCTTAGGAAGAACAGCGAGTTTTGTCTGAATAACAATTCGAATCGGGTTGCTCGGAATCACAGGGAGTTGTCAATCGTGCATGACAGCAACCATGCTACCTCAGATGGTGGAACTGATCTAACTGGCATCTCTGAAGGGGACAAGGCAATTGAATTCTATTCAAAGAAGGCTACTAGCAGTAACGATTCTCATTCTATAGAGCAAATCGATTCGGCATCCGAATCCGAGCAAAAGCTTTCCAATGAAGTTGCACCAACAGAGTCTTCTACACTTAAGAAGGTTGTTAAAATCAACAAGATTGGTGGTtttaattcataatcataatgCAAATGAACACGAATATAATCATGttttttttgcttaaaatttacaGGATTCTGATGATGAAGAAGATTTCTTCGCTGAGATACTGAAAGATGATATAATCAGGCTTGATGAAACTTCATTGTCAGCCTCAACACCTGAGATTTTGCCTATGATAGCCACCACTACCCACCGTGTATCCCTTCTCCAGGGCGGAGCAAACCGGAGAATCAGATTGACGAGGACTAAAGCAGATGTCATCCAACATGGCACCGGTGGGATCTCGACCAAGAAATGGAAGTCGGAGGGACCACCAAAATGTTTGCTATCTGTATTCTCACCGAGGACTGCCATTTTAGTCATCCTGATAACTTTACTGGCTTTGTTGCTGCCATGTTCCAACTTCAAAAGCAGCAAAGTATTTCAAATATGATGCATTGTAGCAGCAGAAGTTATGGGAATGAATAGCGTTCATAGTTGAGGGCATTTGATTATTTCAACATTGAGTTCTTTATCTGGGGGTGTAAAAGAATCCAGTTTGGTTAGTTTAAATGGTCATGAATAATATAGTTATTTGTATTCAAGTTCTTCTTCTTTCATATTTAGTCTAAAAGCTAGCCAACATAAGTTTGTTTATGGGTGAGGCTGTCTAGGCATCCAACCCAGGACCTAGTCTTTTGTTCTTACATGAGAAGCTTTGTTGATAAAAACAtgttcataaaaatatattatccaataaatttacaaataattaaaaataaactaattcaatcaagttaattattaaaatatccttTACATATGagaatacttttattttttcatttaaaagttgCAAATGTTGGTCTAGTCGGTGGTGCTGACTATTCATTTTACTCGTTTTACTAGCATTGGGTGTTGGTGTTGGgagcttctatttttctttgcataTTCGGAGTTGGCCGAGGAGAGCTCATCAGAGGCGGTTGGGATTTTTGTGCTCCTTTCTGATTGTTTCCTTGTTTCTTTAGGGTTTGTTTGTTTCCTTTTGTTGTATttgttttttggtttttattttgttgTACGGTGTCCTTTTGTTTCCTTAATAAATTCTAGCCttcattcaatatatatattagaattttttttaaaacatgctatatgtgtatatatataatttttataatttctaaaacttttaatatttatttataatttttaataatttaagaaacaAGCTCAAAATAAATTTGGACAAATGGTTGTTTAGGTTTATTCAAGTCTGGACAATCATATGTCTAGATTTATTTTGaatgcataaaaaaatatttaattttaaaaatattgttagGCTAGCAAGAGTTACACATTGCCCGTCATCTATCGCTGTTTGATTGCTACTCAACCTCGTTAGCacttaacaatagaaatagatgaaaattttaacaaattagctaatttactttaatttaatctacatgatttaatttgctcattttttaattAGTAGTTAGACAAAATGTAATCCAATTTGTACGGGCTTGATGGTACTTTTACTAATAGAAGAATAATGGGTAAACTAAATCtaatgtcactaaactattagtaaatttacactttagccacttaacttcaaaaaattacaaattgataactaaactatttgaaagttacAAGTTGGTCTTAGCCTATTA
This window of the Gossypium hirsutum isolate 1008001.06 chromosome A09, Gossypium_hirsutum_v2.1, whole genome shotgun sequence genome carries:
- the LOC107890060 gene encoding NAC domain-containing protein 89, encoding MMAGEGVSRETQMSIQASSMFPGFRFSPTDVELISYYLKKKLDGYDKCVEVIPEIEICRYEPWDLPAKSIIKSDNEWFFFCARGRKYPNGSQSRRATEQGYWKATGKERNVKSGSNVIGTKRTLVFHTGRAPKGERTEWIMHEYCMKGKSQDSLVVCRLRKNSEFCLNNNSNRVARNHRELSIVHDSNHATSDGGTDLTGISEGDKAIEFYSKKATSSNDSHSIEQIDSASESEQKLSNEVAPTESSTLKKDSDDEEDFFAEILKDDIIRLDETSLSASTPEILPMIATTTHRVSLLQGGANRRIRLTRTKADVIQHGTGGISTKKWKSEGPPKCLLSVFSPRTAILVILITLLALLLPCSNFKSSKVFQIIKMSRPMLLVFLFIIIIITSQFEWRQPLVVDVDTTPSVSQKPQQISRREEAVKEKIILSQEKKIQRLNELVRSLEQQLLQCKGDNKTTNGTVSYLTERILELERQQILED